The nucleotide window AACGCTATTGCGTATGATTTGGAGCATAGTGAAGAATTGACTGATCTTACGGAGTATTCCTACGGCGCTTTGGCCGAATCCTAGAACAAAAACGCAGGTATTTGGCCAAGGGGGCAAAATGATTCGCGTACGCAAGTCTTCTGTTGCTCCGGCTGAATTAGCTCAAAAGGGGTATGGGGCGGATTCTGTGCAGGCCGCAATTCTCGCCGACCAAGATGACAAGTGTTATCTCTGTGAACGCAAGCGTTCTACCGATTTTCAGGTGGAGCATTTGCAAAGTCGAGATAATTGTCCCGAAAAAGAAAATTGCTGGGAGAATCTTTTTGTTGCATGTGGGTATTGCAATCAAAAGAAATCGAATAGCTTTGATGATATTTGCAATCCTTCCAGGACTGATGTTGAATGTGAAATGTCGCAAAAAGTCGATTTCTCTGTAAACAGGGTGCTGTTCAAGGTGCAGAAAACGAATGGATCATTGAATCGGACAGCGGCGCTACTCTCTCGCATGTATAACGGGACTCGCCCCGGATTGCGCACTACGCGTGAAGAAAGGTTTTACAAAGAATTCATCCAACAGATGAATGTGTTTCAGCAAGCAGTTCTTCGCTACATGGAGCAAGGCGACAACGAAACAGAAATCAAGCAGATGCTCGATATAAAAGCAGAAAATCTTGGCTTTAAGTATTCCGTTCTTGCAGAAACGCCTGCTTTGATGTTGAAGTTCGCAGACTGT belongs to Hallerella porci and includes:
- a CDS encoding HNH endonuclease, with protein sequence MIRVRKSSVAPAELAQKGYGADSVQAAILADQDDKCYLCERKRSTDFQVEHLQSRDNCPEKENCWENLFVACGYCNQKKSNSFDDICNPSRTDVECEMSQKVDFSVNRVLFKVQKTNGSLNRTAALLSRMYNGTRPGLRTTREERFYKEFIQQMNVFQQAVLRYMEQGDNETEIKQMLDIKAENLGFKYSVLAETPALMLKFADCVRWNRA